The following proteins are encoded in a genomic region of Streptococcus cristatus AS 1.3089:
- the kphA gene encoding RNA-binding protein KphA, translating into MDTIENLIIAIVKPLISQPDALTIKIEDTPEFLEYHLDLDPSDVGRVIGRKGRTISAIRTIVYSVPTEYKKVRIVIDEK; encoded by the coding sequence ATGGACACGATTGAAAATCTCATTATTGCGATAGTGAAACCTTTGATTTCACAGCCAGATGCCTTAACTATCAAGATTGAAGATACGCCTGAGTTTTTAGAGTATCATCTTGATCTTGATCCAAGCGATGTTGGACGTGTGATCGGTCGTAAAGGTCGTACTATCTCCGCTATAAGGACGATTGTTTACTCTGTCCCAACCGAGTACAAAAAAGTTCGCATCGTTATTGATGAGAAATAA
- a CDS encoding putative immunity protein, whose protein sequence is MKPEDYAWNAHERMCYENNQVSLPSPYKLKILDDGEKRLELELVLEQLPQGQLARWAMKMASSFIALIDAEDESEKKKILTQVREVFQARLDGRASAYELRQAGFLANKLSQQAQSQIGKYAARVFAQAVATGHMRGHAIVAADYAIKVRNLQSPDDLQRAVKEREGQIELASAFIRSGKETL, encoded by the coding sequence ATGAAGCCAGAAGATTATGCTTGGAACGCTCATGAGCGTATGTGTTATGAGAATAATCAAGTGAGTCTACCGAGCCCTTACAAGCTGAAAATCCTGGATGATGGTGAGAAGAGATTGGAATTGGAGCTTGTTTTGGAACAGCTTCCTCAGGGGCAACTGGCTCGATGGGCTATGAAAATGGCGTCAAGCTTTATAGCTCTGATTGATGCGGAAGATGAGTCTGAAAAGAAGAAGATTTTGACTCAGGTAAGAGAGGTTTTTCAGGCTCGACTTGATGGGAGGGCATCTGCCTATGAACTAAGGCAGGCTGGTTTCTTGGCTAACAAACTGTCGCAGCAAGCCCAATCACAAATCGGTAAGTATGCTGCGCGTGTCTTTGCCCAAGCAGTCGCAACAGGCCACATGCGGGGCCATGCTATTGTCGCAGCGGATTACGCCATCAAAGTCAGGAACTTGCAGAGTCCAGATGATTTGCAGCGGGCTGTCAAGGAAAGAGAAGGGCAGATAGAGCTGGCCTCTGCTTTTATTAGATCAGGAAAGGAAACTTTATGA
- the rimM gene encoding ribosome maturation factor RimM (Essential for efficient processing of 16S rRNA) → MNYFNVGKIVNTQGLQGEMRVLSVTDFAEERFKKGNKLALFDKKDQFVMDVEIASHRKVKNFDIIKFKGMYHINDIEKFRDFSLKVAEEDLADLEDGEFYYHEIIGLEVYENDVLLGTIKEILQPGANDVWVVKRKGKRDLLLPYIPPVVLGIDIEQGRVDVEIPEGLDDED, encoded by the coding sequence ATGAATTATTTTAATGTTGGGAAAATCGTCAATACCCAAGGTTTGCAAGGCGAAATGCGGGTTCTGTCGGTGACGGATTTTGCGGAAGAGCGTTTTAAAAAAGGTAATAAACTGGCCCTTTTCGATAAGAAAGACCAGTTTGTTATGGATGTTGAGATTGCCAGCCACCGCAAGGTCAAGAACTTTGATATTATCAAGTTCAAGGGCATGTATCATATCAATGACATCGAAAAATTTCGTGATTTTAGTTTGAAAGTGGCTGAAGAAGACTTGGCTGATTTAGAAGATGGCGAATTTTACTACCATGAGATTATCGGCCTTGAAGTCTATGAAAATGATGTTCTGCTAGGTACGATTAAGGAGATTCTCCAGCCAGGAGCCAATGATGTCTGGGTGGTCAAGCGTAAAGGCAAGCGCGATTTGCTGCTGCCTTACATTCCGCCAGTAGTGTTAGGCATTGACATCGAGCAAGGTCGGGTTGATGTAGAGATACCGGAAGGACTGGACGATGAAGATTGA
- a CDS encoding YjjG family noncanonical pyrimidine nucleotidase, protein MSYKFLLFDLDHTLLDFDTAEDIALTHFLEEQGVTEIQTYKDYYIPMNKGLWRDLEQGKITKPELVNTRFSRLFAHFGIEKDGAELALLYQQHIAQQGQTYAGASELLDSLTTADYEIYGATNGITAIQTGRMANSDISPYFNHIFISEKIGTQKPEALFYEKIAEQIPDFYLSQALMIGDSLTADIAGANNAGLDSIWYNPKQLMNNSSAQPTYTVSSYEEIKKLLL, encoded by the coding sequence TTGTCATACAAATTTCTACTTTTTGACCTTGACCATACGTTGCTGGATTTTGATACGGCAGAAGACATCGCGCTGACTCATTTTTTAGAGGAGCAGGGCGTAACGGAGATTCAGACCTACAAAGACTATTATATTCCCATGAACAAGGGGCTTTGGCGCGATCTGGAGCAGGGGAAAATCACCAAGCCAGAGCTGGTCAACACTCGCTTTTCTCGTCTTTTTGCTCATTTTGGCATTGAGAAAGATGGCGCCGAGTTAGCCCTTCTCTATCAGCAGCATATTGCTCAGCAGGGTCAGACCTACGCTGGTGCTAGCGAGCTTTTGGACAGTCTGACTACAGCTGATTATGAGATTTATGGAGCCACCAATGGTATCACGGCTATTCAGACCGGTCGCATGGCCAATTCCGACATTTCTCCTTATTTTAATCACATTTTCATCTCAGAAAAGATAGGGACTCAGAAGCCCGAAGCTTTGTTTTATGAAAAAATAGCAGAGCAGATACCAGATTTTTACTTGTCTCAGGCTTTGATGATTGGAGATTCCTTGACAGCAGATATTGCTGGCGCCAATAATGCAGGACTGGACTCTATTTGGTACAATCCCAAGCAGCTGATGAACAATAGCAGTGCGCAGCCGACTTATACGGTATCTTCCTATGAAGAAATTAAAAAATTACTGCTTTGA
- the rpsP gene encoding 30S ribosomal protein S16 has protein sequence MAVKIRLTRMGSRKTFYRINVADSRSPRDGRFIETVGTYNPLVEENQVTLKEDRVLAWLADGAQPSDTVRNILSKAGVLKKFHDSKYSK, from the coding sequence ATGGCAGTAAAAATCCGTTTGACTCGTATGGGTTCTAGAAAAACCTTCTACCGTATCAACGTTGCAGATTCACGTTCACCTCGTGACGGACGTTTCATCGAAACAGTTGGAACTTACAACCCACTTGTTGAAGAAAACCAAGTGACTTTGAAAGAAGATCGTGTTCTTGCATGGTTGGCTGACGGAGCTCAACCTTCAGATACAGTTCGCAACATCCTTTCAAAAGCTGGTGTTTTGAAGAAATTCCACGATTCAAAATACTCTAAATAA
- a CDS encoding potassium channel family protein gives MANQTVGILGLGIFGQSIIEALISQDVEIIAIDNHEETINQYEDMIAVGVIGDITDMELLEAADVGSCDTVVVATGESLESSVLAVMHCKALGVKNVIAKVKDEVTQQVLEKVGADLVILPEVEAGISLAKTILFNHSIEVFQLDDDVVVAEFELPTSWVGKTVREVDARRLYHLNIIGYRLTKNQPLESQFTPDFVWPAGVSIIAVTDNQHLDNLREIVK, from the coding sequence ATGGCTAATCAAACAGTTGGAATCCTCGGCTTGGGGATTTTTGGACAGAGTATCATTGAGGCCTTGATTTCTCAGGATGTAGAAATCATTGCGATTGATAATCACGAAGAGACAATCAATCAGTATGAAGACATGATTGCCGTCGGTGTGATCGGGGACATTACTGATATGGAACTTTTGGAGGCGGCAGACGTTGGTTCCTGTGATACGGTCGTCGTGGCGACTGGAGAAAGTCTGGAATCCAGTGTTCTAGCGGTCATGCACTGTAAGGCATTGGGCGTTAAAAATGTCATTGCCAAAGTCAAGGATGAAGTAACCCAGCAGGTACTGGAAAAGGTGGGAGCTGATTTGGTTATCCTGCCTGAAGTGGAGGCTGGTATTTCATTGGCTAAGACCATTCTCTTTAACCATTCGATTGAGGTTTTCCAGCTGGATGATGATGTAGTTGTGGCTGAGTTTGAGTTGCCTACTAGCTGGGTCGGGAAAACGGTCCGTGAAGTAGACGCTCGTAGGCTGTATCATCTCAATATCATCGGCTATCGTCTGACAAAAAATCAGCCTTTGGAAAGCCAATTTACCCCAGACTTTGTTTGGCCAGCAGGTGTCAGCATTATAGCTGTGACTGATAACCAGCATTTGGATAATTTACGTGAAATAGTGAAGTAG
- a CDS encoding GNAT family N-acetyltransferase → MSLTSQIITADFPDLDKVEALNNEAFPEEERIPLSEFLRYEEQEDANFFAFYREKEFVGFAFAISNEQAFYVSFFAIMPHLRSHGYGGEIIEKLVNFYQRTMLLEIERLDEPCDNLEQRQDRWDFYHSKGFRSANAFLEYEDLSFEILYRGDSFDEEAYRDIFRRLQEENYFDFEIKHRRFSDY, encoded by the coding sequence ATGAGCTTAACCAGCCAGATCATTACAGCAGATTTTCCAGATTTGGATAAGGTAGAGGCTTTGAATAATGAAGCTTTCCCAGAAGAGGAAAGGATACCGCTCAGTGAATTTTTACGATATGAGGAACAGGAAGATGCTAATTTTTTCGCCTTTTATCGTGAAAAGGAGTTTGTTGGTTTTGCCTTTGCCATCTCCAACGAGCAAGCCTTTTATGTTAGTTTCTTTGCGATTATGCCGCATCTACGCAGCCATGGCTATGGTGGTGAAATCATCGAAAAGCTGGTCAATTTCTATCAGCGAACTATGCTTTTAGAAATCGAGCGTCTAGATGAGCCGTGTGACAATCTTGAGCAGCGTCAAGATCGCTGGGATTTCTATCACAGCAAGGGTTTTCGCTCAGCCAATGCCTTTCTGGAATATGAGGATCTTAGCTTTGAAATCCTTTATCGAGGGGATTCTTTTGACGAAGAAGCCTACCGAGACATTTTCCGCCGACTTCAGGAGGAGAATTATTTCGATTTTGAAATCAAACATAGACGTTTCAGCGATTATTAA
- a CDS encoding metal ABC transporter solute-binding protein, Zn/Mn family: MKIKKVLIALSLVLLGLGLTACSKKEASGAGSKRGLNIVTSFYPIYSMVKEVSGDLNDVRMIQSGAGIHEFEPSASDVAAIYEADVFVYHSRTLESWAGSLDPSLQKSKVAVVEASNGMQLDKVAGLEEVSAEEGIDEKTLYDPHTWLDPEKVAEEARLIAQELSKLDSKNADTYQKNAQKFAEKAKALSQKYQGVFSRLDEKTFVTQHTAFSYLAKRFGLKQLGISGISPDQEPSPRQLTEIQDFIKTYKVKTIFVESNASSKLAETLKKATGVNLKMLNPLEADPENDKTYLENLEDNLEILAKELKQ, encoded by the coding sequence ATGAAAATCAAAAAAGTTTTGATAGCTTTAAGTCTAGTCTTGCTGGGACTTGGCCTTACCGCTTGTAGTAAAAAGGAAGCAAGTGGTGCTGGCAGCAAACGCGGGCTTAATATTGTCACGAGTTTTTACCCGATTTATTCGATGGTCAAAGAAGTCTCGGGAGATTTGAACGATGTCCGGATGATTCAGTCGGGTGCAGGGATTCATGAATTTGAGCCATCAGCCAGCGATGTAGCGGCTATTTATGAAGCAGATGTCTTTGTGTATCATTCGCGGACTTTGGAGTCTTGGGCCGGTAGTCTGGATCCTAGCTTGCAAAAGTCTAAAGTAGCGGTCGTAGAAGCCAGCAACGGGATGCAGTTGGACAAGGTGGCCGGCTTAGAAGAAGTCTCTGCTGAGGAAGGGATTGATGAAAAGACCCTCTATGATCCACATACTTGGCTGGATCCTGAAAAAGTGGCAGAAGAAGCGCGACTCATCGCCCAAGAATTGTCCAAGCTAGATAGTAAAAATGCGGATACCTATCAGAAAAATGCTCAAAAATTTGCAGAGAAGGCAAAGGCCCTGAGCCAAAAATATCAAGGAGTCTTTAGCAGGCTAGATGAAAAAACTTTCGTGACCCAGCATACGGCCTTCTCTTATCTAGCCAAGCGTTTCGGTCTCAAGCAACTGGGGATTTCAGGGATTTCGCCAGATCAAGAGCCTAGTCCAAGGCAGTTGACGGAGATACAAGACTTTATCAAGACCTATAAAGTCAAGACGATTTTTGTCGAGAGCAATGCTTCTTCTAAGTTGGCTGAAACCTTGAAGAAGGCGACAGGAGTCAACCTAAAGATGCTAAATCCTCTCGAAGCAGATCCTGAAAATGATAAGACTTATCTTGAAAATTTAGAAGATAATTTAGAAATTTTAGCGAAAGAATTAAAACAATGA
- the trmD gene encoding tRNA (guanosine(37)-N1)-methyltransferase TrmD — translation MKIDILTLFPEMFAPLEHSIVGKAREKGLLEINYHNFRENAEKSRHVDDEPYGGGQGMLLRAQPIFDAYDAIEKKQPRVILLDPAGRTFDQAYAEELAKEEELIFICGHYEGYDERIKTLVTDEISLGDYVLTGGELAAMTMIDATVRLIPEVIGKEVSHTDDSFSSGLLEYPQYTRPYDYRGMVVPEVLMSGHHENIRKWRLYESLKKTYERRPDLLENYECTAEEAKMLEEIRANSRDSGD, via the coding sequence ATGAAGATTGATATTTTGACCCTCTTTCCGGAGATGTTTGCGCCCTTGGAGCACTCGATTGTGGGAAAGGCGCGAGAAAAAGGCCTCTTGGAAATCAATTATCATAATTTTCGAGAAAATGCGGAAAAATCTCGGCATGTGGATGACGAGCCTTATGGTGGCGGTCAGGGCATGCTGCTGCGGGCTCAGCCTATTTTTGATGCCTATGATGCCATTGAAAAGAAGCAACCGCGCGTGATTTTGCTGGATCCTGCCGGACGGACTTTTGACCAAGCCTATGCTGAGGAGCTGGCTAAGGAAGAGGAATTGATCTTCATCTGTGGTCACTATGAGGGGTATGATGAGCGGATCAAGACCTTGGTGACAGACGAGATTTCGCTGGGTGACTATGTCCTGACCGGAGGAGAATTGGCGGCTATGACCATGATTGATGCGACAGTTCGCCTGATTCCAGAGGTTATTGGCAAGGAAGTCAGTCACACGGATGATAGCTTTTCGTCTGGACTCTTGGAGTATCCTCAGTACACTCGTCCTTATGACTATCGCGGCATGGTTGTTCCGGAAGTGCTCATGAGTGGGCACCACGAAAATATCCGCAAGTGGCGTCTTTATGAAAGTCTGAAAAAAACCTATGAGCGCCGTCCGGACTTGCTGGAAAACTATGAATGTACAGCCGAAGAAGCCAAAATGTTGGAAGAAATTCGGGCCAATAGTAGGGATAGTGGAGACTAG
- a CDS encoding AraC family transcriptional regulator, which translates to MMHQFNKTMEYLESKLDAEVNLQTFQQLSGYSYALFSRLFSILADMTLAEYLRNRRLSEAVTDLRESSEKVIDIALKYGYESADAFSAAFKKFHGATPSEVRNGKPYRVFPRLQLSLKITGGKNMDIKIQKKTAFTVAGVLLEAIDNSKCPSAWEQLYANHSFESLESLGSGQSFGVCSDVKEGEIINYMAAYDVADKAKAEELGLSIKEIAEAEYAIVPVKGAIPASIHHAWKYVLEVFFPETGYRHSGTPDFEVYTEGDMSSPDYQMELWIPVVK; encoded by the coding sequence ATGATGCATCAATTCAATAAAACCATGGAATATCTGGAAAGTAAGTTGGACGCAGAAGTGAACTTGCAGACATTTCAGCAGCTGTCAGGCTATTCTTATGCTCTTTTTAGCAGGCTCTTTTCCATCCTTGCGGATATGACGTTAGCAGAATACCTACGCAATCGCAGGCTGTCAGAAGCTGTGACAGACTTGCGGGAAAGCTCTGAGAAAGTCATTGACATAGCGCTGAAATACGGCTATGAGTCTGCGGATGCTTTTAGCGCAGCCTTCAAGAAATTCCATGGTGCAACCCCCTCGGAAGTTCGAAATGGAAAACCTTATCGGGTCTTTCCTAGACTTCAATTATCCTTAAAGATTACAGGAGGAAAGAACATGGATATCAAGATTCAAAAGAAAACTGCTTTTACCGTGGCAGGCGTCCTATTGGAAGCTATTGACAATAGCAAATGCCCGTCTGCATGGGAGCAGCTCTATGCAAATCACAGCTTTGAAAGCTTAGAAAGTCTGGGAAGTGGCCAATCCTTTGGCGTCTGCTCTGATGTTAAAGAAGGCGAAATCATCAACTATATGGCTGCCTATGATGTGGCGGATAAGGCTAAAGCAGAAGAACTAGGTCTGTCCATCAAAGAAATCGCAGAAGCTGAATATGCCATCGTGCCAGTCAAAGGCGCTATACCAGCCAGCATCCATCATGCTTGGAAATATGTTTTGGAAGTCTTTTTCCCAGAAACTGGCTATCGCCACTCAGGAACACCAGACTTTGAAGTTTATACCGAGGGAGACATGTCCTCTCCAGACTATCAAATGGAACTTTGGATACCAGTAGTGAAATAA
- a CDS encoding TIGR02328 family protein, translated as MRLWHQELIPKLPRPQLLGQHRECCALRGNGWGKKHATVDYVFTHSPYLLYRYHELIMEEMSKRGYRVSPEWLERDYRGKTCPAYSHLEKVAVASTIYPEHDAAYYEECLQNLKEKGIAL; from the coding sequence ATGAGACTCTGGCATCAAGAACTGATTCCTAAGCTTCCCCGTCCGCAACTGCTTGGGCAGCATCGGGAATGCTGCGCTCTTCGTGGCAATGGCTGGGGCAAGAAACATGCGACCGTTGACTATGTTTTTACTCACTCTCCTTACTTGCTTTATCGGTACCATGAGCTGATTATGGAGGAGATGAGCAAGCGAGGTTATCGTGTGTCCCCAGAGTGGCTGGAGCGGGACTATCGTGGCAAGACTTGTCCGGCTTATTCTCATCTGGAAAAAGTGGCTGTGGCGAGCACTATTTACCCTGAGCATGATGCGGCTTACTATGAGGAATGCCTGCAAAATCTCAAAGAAAAAGGCATTGCCTTATAA
- a CDS encoding TrkH family potassium uptake protein, translating to MKHLFSRLSPAQKIILSFLLVIFCGSLLLSLPWVQTASSQAGYLDHLFTAVSMVCVTGLFTQSVVDTYNVWGQLLCMLLIQIGGLGILTFIGFFTMESRKKLSLKDRRILRDSFSYGHNRTLGQFVRSIFITTFTIEGLGALLLMIRFIPKFGLRKGIFNSIFLAVSAFCNAGFDNFGNDSLLGLQTDVLVNITLALLIITGGLGFMVWFDLATKLGGKQKGLHFHTKVVLLLTAGLLVIGTVASLWTEYHNPGTIGNLSFGDKLLVSFFQTVSMRTAGFASIDYTAARPVTLFIYLLQMFLGGAPGGTAGGLKITTFLVLLLFARKEILSLPHTNLGRRTLAPQLVQKAFGVTVIFQLTFLLGLLALGLVTDSGHRFIYLIFETVSALATVGVTANITTSLNTAGMIVIMLLMFIGRVGPLTLMVSINHYQPKKATTLHYSKADIMIG from the coding sequence ATGAAGCATTTATTTTCACGCTTGTCACCAGCGCAAAAGATTATCTTGTCTTTTCTTCTGGTGATATTCTGTGGCTCCTTGCTACTCAGTCTCCCTTGGGTGCAGACGGCAAGTTCCCAAGCGGGCTATCTGGATCATCTTTTTACAGCTGTCTCGATGGTCTGTGTGACAGGGCTTTTTACTCAATCGGTTGTGGATACATACAATGTCTGGGGACAGCTCCTTTGTATGCTGCTGATTCAGATTGGTGGTTTGGGAATCCTGACTTTTATCGGATTTTTTACCATGGAAAGTCGGAAAAAGCTCAGCCTCAAGGATCGCCGTATTCTGCGGGATAGTTTTAGTTATGGTCACAATCGTACCTTAGGTCAATTTGTCCGTTCGATTTTTATCACGACTTTTACTATCGAAGGACTGGGCGCTCTCCTTCTTATGATTCGCTTCATTCCCAAGTTTGGTCTGAGAAAAGGGATTTTTAATTCTATCTTTTTAGCCGTTTCTGCATTTTGTAATGCGGGCTTTGATAATTTTGGCAATGATAGCCTACTAGGCTTGCAGACAGATGTTTTGGTCAATATCACCTTGGCTCTCCTCATCATTACTGGAGGACTTGGCTTTATGGTCTGGTTTGACTTGGCGACTAAACTGGGAGGAAAACAGAAGGGGCTGCACTTTCATACTAAGGTAGTCTTACTGCTGACTGCTGGTCTCCTCGTTATTGGGACGGTCGCGAGTCTTTGGACGGAGTATCATAATCCTGGAACGATTGGCAATCTTTCCTTTGGCGATAAGCTACTGGTCAGCTTTTTCCAGACAGTCAGTATGAGGACAGCTGGCTTTGCTTCCATAGATTATACGGCTGCTCGTCCAGTAACCCTGTTTATCTATCTGCTCCAGATGTTTTTAGGAGGAGCTCCGGGTGGTACAGCGGGCGGTCTGAAGATTACCACCTTCTTAGTTCTTTTGCTGTTCGCTCGTAAGGAGATTTTGAGCTTGCCACATACCAATCTTGGTCGGAGAACGCTGGCTCCTCAGCTAGTGCAGAAGGCTTTTGGTGTGACAGTGATTTTTCAGCTGACATTTCTGCTTGGTCTTTTGGCTCTTGGGCTAGTGACCGATAGCGGTCATCGCTTTATTTACCTGATATTTGAGACTGTGTCAGCACTGGCTACAGTTGGTGTCACGGCAAATATCACTACCAGCCTCAATACAGCTGGTATGATTGTGATTATGCTGCTAATGTTTATTGGACGGGTGGGGCCGCTGACTCTTATGGTTAGTATTAACCATTACCAACCGAAGAAGGCGACTACCTTGCACTACAGCAAGGCGGACATTATGATTGGATAG